The following are encoded in a window of Trichomycterus rosablanca isolate fTriRos1 chromosome 13, fTriRos1.hap1, whole genome shotgun sequence genomic DNA:
- the ppp1r13ba gene encoding protein phosphatase 1, regulatory subunit 13Ba isoform X1, producing the protein MEWKHIQAVQEFTAEGQCSKIEVRSCRISWDSAKMATPRVELTLSELQEMAVRQQQQIEAHQQMLIAKEQRLLYLKQQDQGSSPCDQEKLQRLREKVENQEAKLKKVRAMRGQVDYSKLINGNLCTYPSPPYSQSWFTLITITGSAVEIENVNTLFQEKQVELQQAVVKVEQLTQQLEDLRHKRITDSQPAGGAALELHKLYQELQMRNKLNQEQNTKLQQQKNMLNKRNLEVSMMDRRIDELRERLHRKKTELGRVSVPSSPQSVPVSSGRVAAVFPYIQTPSVTGRQDRGYSLTPDPLKPHLLTAQINHTRSRSDDDPPRKPSGPWKVSDLDIVVDREGPVRSTTNDANWNMGSVKAPDWKDLSQDPGKMTVGEKGSSKVLGTVTALSRHPSSIYGTYPSVGHHSTICATSSLPRSAPGTLAWHRPTGSSSQIQQRITVPPSPTSSAGSPVLPPAERTEPPLAAAVRPFVSDRGSRPQSPRKGPATMNSSSIYHVYLQQPAAKNYQSSSTRAAVKAVYGKPVLPNSSSSSPVSFQHQTSREDSERESESEMTPQASVENIPRPLSPTKLTPVAHSPLRYQSDIDLEVLRRKLANAPRPLKKRSSITEPEGPGGPNIQKLLYQRFNTLAGGIESVTPFFQPDAALGPPGDAHPANGNVAEESRRTEAQTSGPIVSQPVRSPVPDAREKKAEKTDRVETLITEPTDTKEEAQNNSQSLSDKNRKSAPVEKETAEQPGVTNTVKRTNLKKPGSERTGHGLRVKFNPLALLLDASLEGEFDLVQRIIYEVDNPSTPNDEGITPLHNSVCAGHYHIVKFLLDFGVNINAADSDGWTPLHCAASCNSVHLCKLLVESGAAVFATTISDVETPADKCEEMESGYIQCSQFLYGVQEKLGVMNKGAVYALWDYEARSPDELSFRDGDALTVLRRRDESETEWWWARLNEREGYVPRNLLGLYPRIKPRQRSLA; encoded by the exons ATGGAGTGGAAGCACATCCAGGCGGTGCAGGAATTCACTGCTGAAGGGCAATGCAGCAAAATCGAGGTGCGATCATGCAGGATTAGCTGGGACTCCGCTAAG atggcgACCCCCCGTGTTGAACTCACCCTCTCTGAACTTCAGGAGATGGCTGTACGACAGCAGCAGCAGATCGAAGCTCACCAGCAGATGCTGATTGCGAAG GAGCAGCGTCTGCTCTACCTGAAGCAGCAGGATCAGGGTTCGAGTCCCTGTGATCAGGAGAAGTTACAGAGGCTGAGAGAGAAGGTGGAGAATCAGGAGGCCAAACTGAAGAAGGTTCGAGCCATGAGGGGACAAGTGGATTATAGTAAACTCATCAACGGGAACCTGTGTACGTATCCCTCACCCCcctacagtcagtcatggttTACCCTCATCACCATCACAGGGTCAG CGGTGGAGATCGAGAACGTGAACACACTGTTTCAGGAGAAGCAGGTGGAGCTGCAGCAGGCCGTGGTGAAGGTGGAGCAGCTCACACAGCAGCTGGAGGACCTGCGACACAAACGCATCACAGACTCACAACCTGCAGGGGGCGCCGCGCTGGAACTGCACAAACTCTACCAGGAACTGCAG atgagGAACAAGCTGAATCAGGAGCAGAACACTAAGCTTCAGCAGCAGAAGAACATGCTAAATAAACGCAACCTGGAGGTGAGCATGATGGACCGGCGCATCGACGAGCTGAGGGAGCGTCTGCACAGGAAGAAAACAGAG TTGGGGCGTGTCAGTGTCCCGTCCTCCCCTCAGTCTGTCCCCGTCTCCTCCGGCCGGGTCGCCGCCGTGTTCCCGTACATCCAGACGCCCTCGGTCACGGGGAGGCAGGACAGAGGCTACAGTCTGACCCCTGACCCCCTCAAACCACATCTACTGACTGCTCAGATAAACCACACACGGTCCAGATCAG ACGATGATCCGCCCAGGAAACCCTCGGGTCCGTGGAAGGTGTCGGATTTAGACATCGTAGTGGACCGTGAGGGGCCGGTCAGATCCACCA CTAACGATGCTAACTGGAACATGGGCTCCGTCAAAGCGCCCGACTGGAAGGACCTGAGCCAGGACCCCGGGAAGATGACCGTCGGTGAGAAG GGATCTTCGAAAGTTCTGGGCACCGTCACGGCCCTGTCCAGACACCCGTCCTCCATCTACGGCACCTACCCCAGCGTGGGTCACCACTCCACCATCTGTGCCACCAGCTCCCTGCCCCGCTCGGCCCCGGGCACGCTGGCCTGGCACCGACCCACCGGCTCCTCGTCACAGATCCAGCAGAGGATCACCGTCCCTCCCAGCCCCACATCGTCCGCCGGCTCGCCCGTGTTACCCCCCGCCGAGAGGACCGAGCCGCCCCTGGCCGCCGCCGTCCGCCCGTTCGTCTCGGACCGGGGGTCCCGACCGCAGTCTCCGAGGAAGGGTCCGGCCACCATGAACTCCAGCTCCATCTATCACGTGTACCTGCAGCAACCGGCGGCCAAGAACTACCAGAGCAGCAGCACCAGGGCCGCCGTCAAAGCAG TTTACGGGAAGCCGGTCTTGCCGAACTCCAGCTCCTCGTCTCCCGTCTCCTTCCAGCACCAGACGTCCCGAGAGGACTCGGAGCGCGAGTCCGAATCCGAGATGACCCCACAGGCCAGCGTGGAGAACATCCCGCGGCCCCTGAGCCCCACCAAACTCACCCCGGTGGCGCACTCCCCGCTGCGCTACCAGAGCGACATCGATCTGGAGGTGCTGAGGAGGAAGCTGGCCAACGCCCCGCGCCCTCTCAAGAAACGCAGCTCCATCACCGAGCCCGAGGGCCCGGGCGGCCCCAACATCCAGAAGCTGCTCTACCAGCGTTTCAACACGCTCGCCGGCGGCATCGAATCCGTCACGCCCTTCTTCCAACCCGACGCTGCGCTCGGCCCGCCGGGCGACGCCCATCCGGCTAACGGAAACGTAGCAGAGGAGAGCAGACGAACCGAAGCGCAGACGTCCGGACCGATTGTCTCGCAACCCGTGCGCTCACCTGTGCCCGACGCCAGAGAAAAAAAGGCGGAGAAAACGGATCGTGTAGAGACTCTGATCACAGAGCCCACAGATACTAAAGAGGAAGCTCAGAacaacagtcagtcattgtcAGACAAGAACAGGAAGTCTGCACCAGTGGAGAAGGAAACCGCCGAGCAGCCCGGTGTCACCAACACT GTGAAGAGGACGAACCTGAAGAAGCCGGGGTCCGAGAGGACGGGTCACGGTCTGAGGGTGAAGTTCAACCCGCTGGCACTGCTGCTGGACGCCTCGCTGGAGGGAGAGTTCGACCTGGTACAGAGGATCATATACGAG GTGGATAATCCCAGCACCCCCAACGACGAGGGCATCACCCCCCTCCACAACTCCGTGTGTGCCGGGCACTATCACATCGTCAAGTTCCTGCTGGATTTCGGAGTGAACATCAACGCTGCAGACAGCGACGGCTG GACCCCCCTCCACtgcgcagcgtcctgtaacAGCGTTCATCTCTGTAAGCTGTTGGTGGAGTCGGGCGCCGCCGTGTTCGCCACCACCATCAGCGACGTGGAGACGCCGGCCGACAAGTGTGAGGAGATGGAGAGCGGCTACATCCAGTGCTCCCAGTTCCTGTACG GGGTGCAGGAGAAGCTGGGCGTGATGAACAAGGGGGCGGTTTACGCCCTGTGGGATTACGAGGCGCGGAGTCCGGACGAGCTCTCGTTCCGGGACGGCGACGCCCTGACGGTGCTGAGGCGGCGGGACGAGAGCGAGACCGAGTGGTGGTGGGCGCGGCTGAACGAGCGCGAGGGCTACGTCCCCCGAAACCTGCTGGGG TTGTACCCGAGGATCAAGCCCAGGCAGCGATCTCTGGCGTAG
- the ppp1r13ba gene encoding protein phosphatase 1, regulatory subunit 13Ba isoform X3 — MEWKHIQAVQEFTAEGQCSKIEVRSCRISWDSAKMATPRVELTLSELQEMAVRQQQQIEAHQQMLIAKEQRLLYLKQQDQGSSPCDQEKLQRLREKVENQEAKLKKVRAMRGQVDYSKLINGNLSVEIENVNTLFQEKQVELQQAVVKVEQLTQQLEDLRHKRITDSQPAGGAALELHKLYQELQMRNKLNQEQNTKLQQQKNMLNKRNLEVSMMDRRIDELRERLHRKKTELGRVSVPSSPQSVPVSSGRVAAVFPYIQTPSVTGRQDRGYSLTPDPLKPHLLTAQINHTRSRSDDDPPRKPSGPWKVSDLDIVVDREGPVRSTTNDANWNMGSVKAPDWKDLSQDPGKMTVGEKGSSKVLGTVTALSRHPSSIYGTYPSVGHHSTICATSSLPRSAPGTLAWHRPTGSSSQIQQRITVPPSPTSSAGSPVLPPAERTEPPLAAAVRPFVSDRGSRPQSPRKGPATMNSSSIYHVYLQQPAAKNYQSSSTRAAVKAVYGKPVLPNSSSSSPVSFQHQTSREDSERESESEMTPQASVENIPRPLSPTKLTPVAHSPLRYQSDIDLEVLRRKLANAPRPLKKRSSITEPEGPGGPNIQKLLYQRFNTLAGGIESVTPFFQPDAALGPPGDAHPANGNVAEESRRTEAQTSGPIVSQPVRSPVPDAREKKAEKTDRVETLITEPTDTKEEAQNNSQSLSDKNRKSAPVEKETAEQPGVTNTVKRTNLKKPGSERTGHGLRVKFNPLALLLDASLEGEFDLVQRIIYEVDNPSTPNDEGITPLHNSVCAGHYHIVKFLLDFGVNINAADSDGWTPLHCAASCNSVHLCKLLVESGAAVFATTISDVETPADKCEEMESGYIQCSQFLYGVQEKLGVMNKGAVYALWDYEARSPDELSFRDGDALTVLRRRDESETEWWWARLNEREGYVPRNLLGLYPRIKPRQRSLA, encoded by the exons ATGGAGTGGAAGCACATCCAGGCGGTGCAGGAATTCACTGCTGAAGGGCAATGCAGCAAAATCGAGGTGCGATCATGCAGGATTAGCTGGGACTCCGCTAAG atggcgACCCCCCGTGTTGAACTCACCCTCTCTGAACTTCAGGAGATGGCTGTACGACAGCAGCAGCAGATCGAAGCTCACCAGCAGATGCTGATTGCGAAG GAGCAGCGTCTGCTCTACCTGAAGCAGCAGGATCAGGGTTCGAGTCCCTGTGATCAGGAGAAGTTACAGAGGCTGAGAGAGAAGGTGGAGAATCAGGAGGCCAAACTGAAGAAGGTTCGAGCCATGAGGGGACAAGTGGATTATAGTAAACTCATCAACGGGAACCTGT CGGTGGAGATCGAGAACGTGAACACACTGTTTCAGGAGAAGCAGGTGGAGCTGCAGCAGGCCGTGGTGAAGGTGGAGCAGCTCACACAGCAGCTGGAGGACCTGCGACACAAACGCATCACAGACTCACAACCTGCAGGGGGCGCCGCGCTGGAACTGCACAAACTCTACCAGGAACTGCAG atgagGAACAAGCTGAATCAGGAGCAGAACACTAAGCTTCAGCAGCAGAAGAACATGCTAAATAAACGCAACCTGGAGGTGAGCATGATGGACCGGCGCATCGACGAGCTGAGGGAGCGTCTGCACAGGAAGAAAACAGAG TTGGGGCGTGTCAGTGTCCCGTCCTCCCCTCAGTCTGTCCCCGTCTCCTCCGGCCGGGTCGCCGCCGTGTTCCCGTACATCCAGACGCCCTCGGTCACGGGGAGGCAGGACAGAGGCTACAGTCTGACCCCTGACCCCCTCAAACCACATCTACTGACTGCTCAGATAAACCACACACGGTCCAGATCAG ACGATGATCCGCCCAGGAAACCCTCGGGTCCGTGGAAGGTGTCGGATTTAGACATCGTAGTGGACCGTGAGGGGCCGGTCAGATCCACCA CTAACGATGCTAACTGGAACATGGGCTCCGTCAAAGCGCCCGACTGGAAGGACCTGAGCCAGGACCCCGGGAAGATGACCGTCGGTGAGAAG GGATCTTCGAAAGTTCTGGGCACCGTCACGGCCCTGTCCAGACACCCGTCCTCCATCTACGGCACCTACCCCAGCGTGGGTCACCACTCCACCATCTGTGCCACCAGCTCCCTGCCCCGCTCGGCCCCGGGCACGCTGGCCTGGCACCGACCCACCGGCTCCTCGTCACAGATCCAGCAGAGGATCACCGTCCCTCCCAGCCCCACATCGTCCGCCGGCTCGCCCGTGTTACCCCCCGCCGAGAGGACCGAGCCGCCCCTGGCCGCCGCCGTCCGCCCGTTCGTCTCGGACCGGGGGTCCCGACCGCAGTCTCCGAGGAAGGGTCCGGCCACCATGAACTCCAGCTCCATCTATCACGTGTACCTGCAGCAACCGGCGGCCAAGAACTACCAGAGCAGCAGCACCAGGGCCGCCGTCAAAGCAG TTTACGGGAAGCCGGTCTTGCCGAACTCCAGCTCCTCGTCTCCCGTCTCCTTCCAGCACCAGACGTCCCGAGAGGACTCGGAGCGCGAGTCCGAATCCGAGATGACCCCACAGGCCAGCGTGGAGAACATCCCGCGGCCCCTGAGCCCCACCAAACTCACCCCGGTGGCGCACTCCCCGCTGCGCTACCAGAGCGACATCGATCTGGAGGTGCTGAGGAGGAAGCTGGCCAACGCCCCGCGCCCTCTCAAGAAACGCAGCTCCATCACCGAGCCCGAGGGCCCGGGCGGCCCCAACATCCAGAAGCTGCTCTACCAGCGTTTCAACACGCTCGCCGGCGGCATCGAATCCGTCACGCCCTTCTTCCAACCCGACGCTGCGCTCGGCCCGCCGGGCGACGCCCATCCGGCTAACGGAAACGTAGCAGAGGAGAGCAGACGAACCGAAGCGCAGACGTCCGGACCGATTGTCTCGCAACCCGTGCGCTCACCTGTGCCCGACGCCAGAGAAAAAAAGGCGGAGAAAACGGATCGTGTAGAGACTCTGATCACAGAGCCCACAGATACTAAAGAGGAAGCTCAGAacaacagtcagtcattgtcAGACAAGAACAGGAAGTCTGCACCAGTGGAGAAGGAAACCGCCGAGCAGCCCGGTGTCACCAACACT GTGAAGAGGACGAACCTGAAGAAGCCGGGGTCCGAGAGGACGGGTCACGGTCTGAGGGTGAAGTTCAACCCGCTGGCACTGCTGCTGGACGCCTCGCTGGAGGGAGAGTTCGACCTGGTACAGAGGATCATATACGAG GTGGATAATCCCAGCACCCCCAACGACGAGGGCATCACCCCCCTCCACAACTCCGTGTGTGCCGGGCACTATCACATCGTCAAGTTCCTGCTGGATTTCGGAGTGAACATCAACGCTGCAGACAGCGACGGCTG GACCCCCCTCCACtgcgcagcgtcctgtaacAGCGTTCATCTCTGTAAGCTGTTGGTGGAGTCGGGCGCCGCCGTGTTCGCCACCACCATCAGCGACGTGGAGACGCCGGCCGACAAGTGTGAGGAGATGGAGAGCGGCTACATCCAGTGCTCCCAGTTCCTGTACG GGGTGCAGGAGAAGCTGGGCGTGATGAACAAGGGGGCGGTTTACGCCCTGTGGGATTACGAGGCGCGGAGTCCGGACGAGCTCTCGTTCCGGGACGGCGACGCCCTGACGGTGCTGAGGCGGCGGGACGAGAGCGAGACCGAGTGGTGGTGGGCGCGGCTGAACGAGCGCGAGGGCTACGTCCCCCGAAACCTGCTGGGG TTGTACCCGAGGATCAAGCCCAGGCAGCGATCTCTGGCGTAG
- the ppp1r13ba gene encoding protein phosphatase 1, regulatory subunit 13Ba isoform X4 translates to MEWKHIQAVQEFTAEGQCSKIEVRSCRISWDSAKMATPRVELTLSELQEMAVRQQQQIEAHQQMLIAKEQRLLYLKQQDQGSSPCDQEKLQRLREKVENQEAKLKKVRAMRGQVDYSKLINGNLCTYPSPPYSQSWFTLITITGSAVEIENVNTLFQEKQVELQQAVVKVEQLTQQLEDLRHKRITDSQPAGGAALELHKLYQELQMRNKLNQEQNTKLQQQKNMLNKRNLEVSMMDRRIDELRERLHRKKTELGRVSVPSSPQSVPVSSGRVAAVFPYIQTPSVTGRQDRGYSLTPDPLKPHLLTAQINHTRSRSANDANWNMGSVKAPDWKDLSQDPGKMTVGEKGSSKVLGTVTALSRHPSSIYGTYPSVGHHSTICATSSLPRSAPGTLAWHRPTGSSSQIQQRITVPPSPTSSAGSPVLPPAERTEPPLAAAVRPFVSDRGSRPQSPRKGPATMNSSSIYHVYLQQPAAKNYQSSSTRAAVKAVYGKPVLPNSSSSSPVSFQHQTSREDSERESESEMTPQASVENIPRPLSPTKLTPVAHSPLRYQSDIDLEVLRRKLANAPRPLKKRSSITEPEGPGGPNIQKLLYQRFNTLAGGIESVTPFFQPDAALGPPGDAHPANGNVAEESRRTEAQTSGPIVSQPVRSPVPDAREKKAEKTDRVETLITEPTDTKEEAQNNSQSLSDKNRKSAPVEKETAEQPGVTNTVKRTNLKKPGSERTGHGLRVKFNPLALLLDASLEGEFDLVQRIIYEVDNPSTPNDEGITPLHNSVCAGHYHIVKFLLDFGVNINAADSDGWTPLHCAASCNSVHLCKLLVESGAAVFATTISDVETPADKCEEMESGYIQCSQFLYGVQEKLGVMNKGAVYALWDYEARSPDELSFRDGDALTVLRRRDESETEWWWARLNEREGYVPRNLLGLYPRIKPRQRSLA, encoded by the exons ATGGAGTGGAAGCACATCCAGGCGGTGCAGGAATTCACTGCTGAAGGGCAATGCAGCAAAATCGAGGTGCGATCATGCAGGATTAGCTGGGACTCCGCTAAG atggcgACCCCCCGTGTTGAACTCACCCTCTCTGAACTTCAGGAGATGGCTGTACGACAGCAGCAGCAGATCGAAGCTCACCAGCAGATGCTGATTGCGAAG GAGCAGCGTCTGCTCTACCTGAAGCAGCAGGATCAGGGTTCGAGTCCCTGTGATCAGGAGAAGTTACAGAGGCTGAGAGAGAAGGTGGAGAATCAGGAGGCCAAACTGAAGAAGGTTCGAGCCATGAGGGGACAAGTGGATTATAGTAAACTCATCAACGGGAACCTGTGTACGTATCCCTCACCCCcctacagtcagtcatggttTACCCTCATCACCATCACAGGGTCAG CGGTGGAGATCGAGAACGTGAACACACTGTTTCAGGAGAAGCAGGTGGAGCTGCAGCAGGCCGTGGTGAAGGTGGAGCAGCTCACACAGCAGCTGGAGGACCTGCGACACAAACGCATCACAGACTCACAACCTGCAGGGGGCGCCGCGCTGGAACTGCACAAACTCTACCAGGAACTGCAG atgagGAACAAGCTGAATCAGGAGCAGAACACTAAGCTTCAGCAGCAGAAGAACATGCTAAATAAACGCAACCTGGAGGTGAGCATGATGGACCGGCGCATCGACGAGCTGAGGGAGCGTCTGCACAGGAAGAAAACAGAG TTGGGGCGTGTCAGTGTCCCGTCCTCCCCTCAGTCTGTCCCCGTCTCCTCCGGCCGGGTCGCCGCCGTGTTCCCGTACATCCAGACGCCCTCGGTCACGGGGAGGCAGGACAGAGGCTACAGTCTGACCCCTGACCCCCTCAAACCACATCTACTGACTGCTCAGATAAACCACACACGGTCCAGATCAG CTAACGATGCTAACTGGAACATGGGCTCCGTCAAAGCGCCCGACTGGAAGGACCTGAGCCAGGACCCCGGGAAGATGACCGTCGGTGAGAAG GGATCTTCGAAAGTTCTGGGCACCGTCACGGCCCTGTCCAGACACCCGTCCTCCATCTACGGCACCTACCCCAGCGTGGGTCACCACTCCACCATCTGTGCCACCAGCTCCCTGCCCCGCTCGGCCCCGGGCACGCTGGCCTGGCACCGACCCACCGGCTCCTCGTCACAGATCCAGCAGAGGATCACCGTCCCTCCCAGCCCCACATCGTCCGCCGGCTCGCCCGTGTTACCCCCCGCCGAGAGGACCGAGCCGCCCCTGGCCGCCGCCGTCCGCCCGTTCGTCTCGGACCGGGGGTCCCGACCGCAGTCTCCGAGGAAGGGTCCGGCCACCATGAACTCCAGCTCCATCTATCACGTGTACCTGCAGCAACCGGCGGCCAAGAACTACCAGAGCAGCAGCACCAGGGCCGCCGTCAAAGCAG TTTACGGGAAGCCGGTCTTGCCGAACTCCAGCTCCTCGTCTCCCGTCTCCTTCCAGCACCAGACGTCCCGAGAGGACTCGGAGCGCGAGTCCGAATCCGAGATGACCCCACAGGCCAGCGTGGAGAACATCCCGCGGCCCCTGAGCCCCACCAAACTCACCCCGGTGGCGCACTCCCCGCTGCGCTACCAGAGCGACATCGATCTGGAGGTGCTGAGGAGGAAGCTGGCCAACGCCCCGCGCCCTCTCAAGAAACGCAGCTCCATCACCGAGCCCGAGGGCCCGGGCGGCCCCAACATCCAGAAGCTGCTCTACCAGCGTTTCAACACGCTCGCCGGCGGCATCGAATCCGTCACGCCCTTCTTCCAACCCGACGCTGCGCTCGGCCCGCCGGGCGACGCCCATCCGGCTAACGGAAACGTAGCAGAGGAGAGCAGACGAACCGAAGCGCAGACGTCCGGACCGATTGTCTCGCAACCCGTGCGCTCACCTGTGCCCGACGCCAGAGAAAAAAAGGCGGAGAAAACGGATCGTGTAGAGACTCTGATCACAGAGCCCACAGATACTAAAGAGGAAGCTCAGAacaacagtcagtcattgtcAGACAAGAACAGGAAGTCTGCACCAGTGGAGAAGGAAACCGCCGAGCAGCCCGGTGTCACCAACACT GTGAAGAGGACGAACCTGAAGAAGCCGGGGTCCGAGAGGACGGGTCACGGTCTGAGGGTGAAGTTCAACCCGCTGGCACTGCTGCTGGACGCCTCGCTGGAGGGAGAGTTCGACCTGGTACAGAGGATCATATACGAG GTGGATAATCCCAGCACCCCCAACGACGAGGGCATCACCCCCCTCCACAACTCCGTGTGTGCCGGGCACTATCACATCGTCAAGTTCCTGCTGGATTTCGGAGTGAACATCAACGCTGCAGACAGCGACGGCTG GACCCCCCTCCACtgcgcagcgtcctgtaacAGCGTTCATCTCTGTAAGCTGTTGGTGGAGTCGGGCGCCGCCGTGTTCGCCACCACCATCAGCGACGTGGAGACGCCGGCCGACAAGTGTGAGGAGATGGAGAGCGGCTACATCCAGTGCTCCCAGTTCCTGTACG GGGTGCAGGAGAAGCTGGGCGTGATGAACAAGGGGGCGGTTTACGCCCTGTGGGATTACGAGGCGCGGAGTCCGGACGAGCTCTCGTTCCGGGACGGCGACGCCCTGACGGTGCTGAGGCGGCGGGACGAGAGCGAGACCGAGTGGTGGTGGGCGCGGCTGAACGAGCGCGAGGGCTACGTCCCCCGAAACCTGCTGGGG TTGTACCCGAGGATCAAGCCCAGGCAGCGATCTCTGGCGTAG